Proteins encoded by one window of Salvia splendens isolate huo1 chromosome 5, SspV2, whole genome shotgun sequence:
- the LOC121805236 gene encoding homoserine kinase-like, with protein sequence MATTTYLNLTTITAAANNISQSKQLRLTTSTSAIPSSTYTKSTEPLPLFSSVKSFAPATVANLGPGFDFLGCAVDGIGDHVTLLIDPAVQPGDLAISHISGAGSRLSKDPLLNCAGIAALSVMKMLGIRSVGLSLSLDKGLPLGSGLGSSAASAAASAVAVNELFGAPLSQSELVIAGLESEAKVSGYHADNVAPSILGGFVLIRSYEPLELMQLKFPHEKSLYFVLVNPEFEAPTKEMRAALRPEVSMSNHVWNCSQAGALVASVLQGDVVGLGKALSSDKIVEPSRAPLIPGMKAVKKAAIKAGAFGCTISGAGPTAVAVTDSEERGRVIGERMVEAFWREGNLKSMAMVNKLDRVGARLVSSVPR encoded by the coding sequence ATGGCCACCACCACATACCTGAATCTAACCACCATCACCGCCGCCGCCAACAACATCTCCCAATCCAAGCAATTAAGACTCACCACCTCCACATCCGCAATCCCCTCTTCCACCTACACCAAATCCACCGAGCCCCTCCCCCTCTTCTCCTCCGTCAAATCCTTCGCCCCCGCCACCGTCGCCAACTTAGGCCCCGGCTTCGACTTCCTCGGCTGCGCTGTCGATGGAATCGGCGACCACGTCACCCTCCTCATCGACCCCGCCGTCCAGCCCGGCGACCTCGCCATCTCCCACATCTCCGGCGCCGGATCCCGCCTCAGCAAGGACCCCCTCCTCAACTGCGCCGGTATCGCCGCTCTCTCCGTCATGAAAATGCTCGGGATCCGCTCCGTCggcctctccctctccctcgaCAAGGGCCTCCCCCTCGGCAGCGGCCTCGGCTCCAGCGCCGCCagcgccgccgcctccgccgtcGCCGTCAACGAGCTATTCGGCGCCCCTCTCTCTCAATCGGAGCTCGTCATTGCCGGATTGGAATCGGAGGCGAAGGTCTCCGGCTACCACGCCGACAACGTGGCGCCCTCGATTTTGGGGGGTTTCGTTTTGATCCGAAGCTACGAGCCCTTGGAATTAATGCAGCTCAAATTCCCTCATGAGAAGAGTCTCTATTTTGTGTTGGTGAATCCGGAATTCGAAGCTCCGACGAAGGAGATGAGGGCGGCGCTGCGGCCGGAGGTCTCGATGTCGAATCACGTCTGGAATTGCAGCCAGGCGGGGGCTCTGGTGGCGTCGGTGCTGCAGGGGGACGTGGTTGGGTTAGGGAAGGCGCTGTCGTCCGATAAGATTGTGGAGCCGAGCAGGGCGCCGCTGATTCCCGGGATGAAGGCGGTGAAGAAGGCCGCGATCAAGGCGGGGGCGTTTGGATGCACGATCAGTGGGGCTGGGCCGACAGCGGTGGCGGTGACTGACTCTGAGGAGAGGGGTAGGGTGATTGGGGAGAGAATGGTGGAGGCTTTTTGGAGAGAGGGGAATTTGAAGTCTATGGCAATGGTGAATAAGCTTGATAGAGTTGGAGCAAGGCTTGTTAGCAGTGTGCCAAGATGA
- the LOC121804765 gene encoding heavy metal-associated isoprenylated plant protein 32-like isoform X2 codes for MSKQDMLKTCVLRVNIHCEGCMHKVKKKLQKVDGVYKVSIDAEQGKVMVSGNADPASLIEKLEKSGKHAELWGPQKGGGAMPFQISQEQLKKFQLNNFNKNNQKKGNDHHHNQMKNGFVELPFKIGGEKAPAKEQKAVRFELPEDEDDFDDDDYDDDDDYSDDFDEDVDVDDFEDEFEHVKHSKPLKGGEKPSKGDKLDKGGGGGKERKKAKKGGGGGGIDMFFKGMLSKAAGGKKGKSEKSGKKGESKKEDGGGGKKGGGGFELGDGKKGKKDDDGWSKKGGENFHGGKQQQHGFGEMKANHKGGGGGGGGGGRNMEMMGGFPAVAGMPAMNGSRFPGAGQGNPYSQQQQYMAQMMMINQQREQGHEAAYHPMAYARPPPPVHMGYGSMQPMGYGGPPPMHPMGYWPPQPATGEYAHMFSDENTDSCSIM; via the exons ATGAGCAAACAGGATATGTTGAAG ACATGTGTTCTAAGAGTGAATATACACTGCGAGGGGTGTATGCACAAGGTGAAAAAGAAGCTGCAGAAGGTTGATG GAGTGTATAAGGTGAGTATAGATGCGGAGCAGGGGAAGGTGATGGTGTCGGGAAATGCGGATCCGGCGAGCCTCATCGAGAAGCTGGAGAAATCCGGCAAGCACGCCGAGCTGTGGGGCCCACAGAAGGGCGGTGGAGCGATGCCGTTTCAGATCTCTCAGGAGCAGCTGAAGAAGTTCCAATTGAATAACTTCAACAAGAATAATCAGAAGAAGGGAAACGACCACCACCACAACCAGATGAAGAATGGATTCGTTGAGCTTCCTTTTAAGATAGGAGGCGAGAAAGCTCCGGCCAAGGAGCAGAAGGCGGTCAGATTCGAGCTGCCGGAAGATGAGGATGACTTTGATGATGATGActacgatgatgatgatgattattCGGATGACTTTGATGAGGATGTGGATGTGGATGATTTCGAGGATGAGTTTGAGCATGTGAAGCATAGTAAGCCACTGAAAGGGGGAGAGAAGCCGAGTAAAGGGGATAAATTAGATaaaggaggtggtggtggaaaAGAGAGGAAGAAGGCGAAGAagggcggcggcggtggtgggaTTGATATGTTTTTCAAAGGAATGTTGAGCAAGGCCGCCGGCGGGAAGAAGGGGAAATCGGAGAAGAGTGGCAAGAAGGGTGAGAGCAAGAAAGAGGATGGCGGCGGCGGCAAGAAGGGTGGTGGTGGATTTGAGTTGGGAGATGGTAAAAAGGGGAAGAAAGATGATGATGGTTGGAGCAAGAAAGGAGGAGAAAATTTCCATGGAGGTAAACAACAACAACATGGTTTTGGTGAGATGAAAGCCAACCATaaaggcggcggtggcggtggaggtggcggTGGAAGGAATATGGAGATGATGGGGGGTTTTCCGGCGGTGGCGGGGATGCCTGCGATGAACGGTAGCCGCTTCCCAGGGGCGGGACAGGGGAATCCGTATAGCCAGCAGCAGCAATACATGGCTCAGATGATGATGATTAATCAGCAGCGCGAGCAAGGTCATGAGGCGGCCTATCATCCGATGGCGTATGCAAGGCCACCGCCTCCCGTGCACATGGGCTACGGATCGATGCAGCCCATGGGGTACGGAGGGCCGCCCCCGATGCATCCCATGGGATACTGGCCGCCGCAGCCGGCCACGGGGGAGTATGCTCATATGTTCAGCGATGAGAACACTGATAGTTGTAGTATTATGTAA
- the LOC121804765 gene encoding heavy metal-associated isoprenylated plant protein 32-like isoform X1 yields the protein MSKQDMLKVQTCVLRVNIHCEGCMHKVKKKLQKVDGVYKVSIDAEQGKVMVSGNADPASLIEKLEKSGKHAELWGPQKGGGAMPFQISQEQLKKFQLNNFNKNNQKKGNDHHHNQMKNGFVELPFKIGGEKAPAKEQKAVRFELPEDEDDFDDDDYDDDDDYSDDFDEDVDVDDFEDEFEHVKHSKPLKGGEKPSKGDKLDKGGGGGKERKKAKKGGGGGGIDMFFKGMLSKAAGGKKGKSEKSGKKGESKKEDGGGGKKGGGGFELGDGKKGKKDDDGWSKKGGENFHGGKQQQHGFGEMKANHKGGGGGGGGGGRNMEMMGGFPAVAGMPAMNGSRFPGAGQGNPYSQQQQYMAQMMMINQQREQGHEAAYHPMAYARPPPPVHMGYGSMQPMGYGGPPPMHPMGYWPPQPATGEYAHMFSDENTDSCSIM from the exons ATGAGCAAACAGGATATGTTGAAGGTTCAG ACATGTGTTCTAAGAGTGAATATACACTGCGAGGGGTGTATGCACAAGGTGAAAAAGAAGCTGCAGAAGGTTGATG GAGTGTATAAGGTGAGTATAGATGCGGAGCAGGGGAAGGTGATGGTGTCGGGAAATGCGGATCCGGCGAGCCTCATCGAGAAGCTGGAGAAATCCGGCAAGCACGCCGAGCTGTGGGGCCCACAGAAGGGCGGTGGAGCGATGCCGTTTCAGATCTCTCAGGAGCAGCTGAAGAAGTTCCAATTGAATAACTTCAACAAGAATAATCAGAAGAAGGGAAACGACCACCACCACAACCAGATGAAGAATGGATTCGTTGAGCTTCCTTTTAAGATAGGAGGCGAGAAAGCTCCGGCCAAGGAGCAGAAGGCGGTCAGATTCGAGCTGCCGGAAGATGAGGATGACTTTGATGATGATGActacgatgatgatgatgattattCGGATGACTTTGATGAGGATGTGGATGTGGATGATTTCGAGGATGAGTTTGAGCATGTGAAGCATAGTAAGCCACTGAAAGGGGGAGAGAAGCCGAGTAAAGGGGATAAATTAGATaaaggaggtggtggtggaaaAGAGAGGAAGAAGGCGAAGAagggcggcggcggtggtgggaTTGATATGTTTTTCAAAGGAATGTTGAGCAAGGCCGCCGGCGGGAAGAAGGGGAAATCGGAGAAGAGTGGCAAGAAGGGTGAGAGCAAGAAAGAGGATGGCGGCGGCGGCAAGAAGGGTGGTGGTGGATTTGAGTTGGGAGATGGTAAAAAGGGGAAGAAAGATGATGATGGTTGGAGCAAGAAAGGAGGAGAAAATTTCCATGGAGGTAAACAACAACAACATGGTTTTGGTGAGATGAAAGCCAACCATaaaggcggcggtggcggtggaggtggcggTGGAAGGAATATGGAGATGATGGGGGGTTTTCCGGCGGTGGCGGGGATGCCTGCGATGAACGGTAGCCGCTTCCCAGGGGCGGGACAGGGGAATCCGTATAGCCAGCAGCAGCAATACATGGCTCAGATGATGATGATTAATCAGCAGCGCGAGCAAGGTCATGAGGCGGCCTATCATCCGATGGCGTATGCAAGGCCACCGCCTCCCGTGCACATGGGCTACGGATCGATGCAGCCCATGGGGTACGGAGGGCCGCCCCCGATGCATCCCATGGGATACTGGCCGCCGCAGCCGGCCACGGGGGAGTATGCTCATATGTTCAGCGATGAGAACACTGATAGTTGTAGTATTATGTAA